In Bradyrhizobium sp. 1(2017), one DNA window encodes the following:
- a CDS encoding recombinase family protein — MVQRIPFIVTELGPDVDPFMLHIHAAVAQKERERIAQRTREALAAAKARGQILGNATIGQVRKAEADLHAEHFRPILAPLRDLPAKRISVILNERGVTTPRGGKWQANQVIRMLGRLNIAVLNSARPT; from the coding sequence ATGGTGCAGCGCATCCCCTTCATCGTCACCGAGCTCGGTCCCGACGTTGATCCATTCATGCTGCACATTCATGCCGCCGTAGCCCAGAAGGAGCGCGAGCGGATCGCCCAGCGCACCAGGGAAGCCCTGGCCGCGGCCAAGGCTCGCGGTCAGATCCTAGGCAATGCCACCATCGGTCAGGTCCGCAAGGCCGAAGCAGACCTGCATGCCGAGCATTTCCGGCCCATTCTCGCACCGCTACGCGACCTGCCCGCCAAGCGGATCTCGGTCATCTTGAATGAACGTGGGGTGACTACGCCGCGAGGTGGCAAGTGGCAGGCGAATCAGGTCATCAGAATGCTAGGCCGCCTGAACATTGCTGTTCTCAACTCGGCTCGTCCGACCTGA
- a CDS encoding DUF3124 domain-containing protein, with protein MIYVNATNCDTYPMVRAWIENSTMKKVAVILALMLLAAAGVSGQPVLLPSNIAQFASSMTDLPHEPLTVRGRIYVPAHSSLLVRDESTRFDFSVTLAVQNTSDKRTLVIERIDFFNVDGQPIEKYLSRPIALKPYGAIQIVVAERDLRGGLGANFIVDWSSTETIDEPYVEAVMIGGPGTTGISFASVGRKVGR; from the coding sequence TTGATCTACGTCAACGCGACCAATTGCGACACGTATCCCATGGTGCGCGCATGGATAGAGAACAGTACGATGAAAAAGGTCGCTGTAATCTTAGCTCTAATGCTCTTGGCGGCAGCAGGTGTGAGTGGTCAGCCCGTTCTGCTTCCATCTAATATTGCGCAGTTTGCAAGTTCTATGACAGATCTTCCGCACGAGCCTTTAACTGTTCGTGGAAGGATTTACGTCCCAGCACATTCAAGTCTGCTAGTACGCGACGAAAGTACTAGGTTCGACTTTTCCGTAACGCTTGCCGTGCAGAATACCTCGGACAAGAGAACGCTCGTTATCGAGCGAATTGACTTTTTCAATGTGGACGGCCAACCAATCGAGAAGTATCTATCGCGACCGATTGCGTTGAAGCCTTACGGCGCAATCCAGATTGTGGTTGCGGAACGAGATTTGCGCGGAGGTCTAGGTGCAAATTTCATTGTAGACTGGTCCTCGACTGAAACAATCGATGAGCCGTACGTCGAGGCCGTCATGATTGGTGGACCGGGCACAACGGGCATCAGTTTTGCTTCAGTCGGCCGAAAGGTCGGCCGGTGA